The stretch of DNA TTGACCGGCAGTATAAGAAGCTGTTTATGGAAGTTGCCAAGGTAGCTAAAGCGAAGGTGCAGGTTGAGGAGCACTACTTGACGGAAGACGAAGAGGACAAAGCATTGTTCCACTTGATGGAAGAAGGGAAGAAGGAAGGGAAATTGAGTGACGCTGAACAGACCAATTTAAGAAACTGGTTGTTTGTAGAGCGGCACAAAAAAAATGGAGCGTAGAATAAGGCCAGACCTATATCTAAAGTAAATCTTTCTTTGGCAAGGGGGTTGCCAAAGAAAGATTCAACAAACGCCGTAGCTTACCCACATGAAAATACAATCACATGGCTCATTCGAGCGGGATTTGAAGAAGTTACCTGATGCTGTGCTTGATGAAATTGAGAAGATATACGTAGCAATCGAAGAAGCCCAATCATTAAACGACTTGACCTATTCTGTCAGGAAGATGGAAGGAAACAAGAAGCTAAAAGCCTTTCGGCTGCGGCTGGGTGAAAATAGCGATTATCGAATTGGGTTTTATCTGGAAGGTGACACCGTCGTTCTATCACGAATATTGAATCGAAAAGATATCTACAAAAAATTTCCTCCCAAGAAGTAGCCGAAACTATTCCCACATCCAAAATAAACAATTCCCTAAATCTGCCCAAAACCATTACGCGTAGCTACAGTTAATTCATAGATTAATTAGATCAATGAATTAACCAACATTCTCGTTATGAGCTACATCAAAGCGGGCACCGATGCCCAGGGCAACGACGTTAAACTGTTTTACACCGATCACGGAACGGGCAACCCCGTTGTACTGATTCACGGATGGCCGCTGAGCCACGAAATGTGGGATTATCAATTAGCCGAACTGCCCAAACACAACATGCGCGTGGTGGCCTACGACCGCCGGGGCTTCGGCAAATCGACCCAAACCTGGGATGGTTACGATTACGATACGTTTGCCGCTGATTTGAAAGCCGTCCTGGATGAGCTTGACCTACACAATGTTACGCTCGTTGGCTTCTCGATGGGTGGGGGCGAAATAGCCCGTTACATGGCCCGTTACGGCGGTGCCCGCGTGGCCCGCGTGGCGTTTGTAGGTTCGGTGACACCCTATCTGCTCAAAACCAACGATAATCCTGATGGCGTTGACAAGGGCACGTTCGATACAATGGTCGAGAACATTAATAAAGACCGGGCCGACTTCCTGCAAACGTTCAGTAAGCAGTTCTACGGCGTTAATTTAATTAGCCACCCGGTTAGTCAGGCGCATTTAAATGGCGATTTTGCGCGGGCCTACGTGGCTTCGCACAAGGCAACCGTCGATTGTGTACGGGCGTTTTCAGAGACCGACTTCCGGCACGACCTGACGCAAATTCACGTGCCAACGCTGATTATTCATGGCGATTCGGACAAAACCGTACCCATCGAATCGTCGGGCGAACTGACAGCCAATGCCATTCCAAACGCACATTACATTGTGTACGACGGTGCGCCACACGGCTTGTTTTACACGGAAAAAGATCGGCTCAATCAG from Spirosoma montaniterrae encodes:
- a CDS encoding type II toxin-antitoxin system RelE family toxin, giving the protein MKIQSHGSFERDLKKLPDAVLDEIEKIYVAIEEAQSLNDLTYSVRKMEGNKKLKAFRLRLGENSDYRIGFYLEGDTVVLSRILNRKDIYKKFPPKK
- a CDS encoding alpha/beta fold hydrolase, with translation MSYIKAGTDAQGNDVKLFYTDHGTGNPVVLIHGWPLSHEMWDYQLAELPKHNMRVVAYDRRGFGKSTQTWDGYDYDTFAADLKAVLDELDLHNVTLVGFSMGGGEIARYMARYGGARVARVAFVGSVTPYLLKTNDNPDGVDKGTFDTMVENINKDRADFLQTFSKQFYGVNLISHPVSQAHLNGDFARAYVASHKATVDCVRAFSETDFRHDLTQIHVPTLIIHGDSDKTVPIESSGELTANAIPNAHYIVYDGAPHGLFYTEKDRLNQDIIAFVQEGISTGRTVGATTY